In Acipenser ruthenus chromosome 16, fAciRut3.2 maternal haplotype, whole genome shotgun sequence, the following proteins share a genomic window:
- the LOC117414127 gene encoding extracellular matrix protein 2 isoform X1 encodes MKARTLLVLVLLANLSFALAQDESNPPGTGKKRRGQKRGRGRQQKQRPSDTPVLLGNVPVVKGEDDLTIFIESYKGVNEFETNYNVVPGKKGQCTFGGITMFNNAVWSPKPCVTCLCSKGNIACDEMKCLPLSCPIRVKPAGECCPICSDIESVHDSPEISGDSSEPNDPSVLESVPPKSQAEIEQLLQQEEEELQEEEERLRKRDEERKRRKKEKKKLQEERQKQLFEDRRREEEEIRSRMEEEEEKQREEEERRSKLEEEEREKRQQQKESRQEEERKREAERRVLEREQRERERIMEEEEDEEAEEKEVEQEDDDFLRGDVFRMPNSVPIHPPPLPPPLPPAAPECIPSLPPGCVISDITLSCNNAKLTSIPPLVDPQLKILNLEGNSITTIPAAAFNGIPNLERIDLGKNKITSAGIDPQAFTNLKRLTRLHMDANMLAQIPQALPPTLEELRINENILQIIDEDHFQDLNNLVTLELEGNILSEGTVSPSAFKPLTRLSYLRLGRNHFRTIPQGLPELLEELYLENNLIEEISEAAFNNTRNLNIISLRHNKLDESRLAPQAWINHENLESIDLSHNQLYHVPSFLPKSLLHLVLVGNPIERIPGFVFAHMEPGIEYLYLSFNKLTNDGIDPVSFFGAFHSLIELFLDHNELTAVPLGINEMKSLRFLRLNDNKIRNFEEHSICDAFNTDDSKIVALRLENNYIDTRKISHTAFSCVRSYSSVVLKPQKIK; translated from the exons ATGAAGGCCAGGACTCTGCTTGTTCTGGTGTTACTCGCCAACCTGAGTTTTGCCCTCGCACAAGATGAAAGCAATCCACCAggaacaggaaagaaaagaagaGGACAAAAGCGAGGGAGAGGAAGACAGCAAAAGCAGAGGCCATCTGATACACCTGTACTGCTAGGCAACGTCCCTGTGGTCAAAGGAGAGGACGACTTGACGATCTTTATCGAATCCTACAAGGGCGTGAACGAGTTTGAGACAAACTATAATGTCGTACCAG GAAAGAAAGGACAGTGCACTTTCGGTGGCATCACAATGTTCAACAATGCTGTCTGGTCCCCTAAACCCTGTGTTACCTGCCTGTGTTCAAAGGGAAACATCGCCTGTGATGAAATGAAATGCCTGCCTCTCTCCTGTCCAATCAGAGTGAAGCCTGCAGGAGAATGCTGTCCCATCTGCAGTGACATTG AATCAGTTCATGACAGTCCTGAAATTTCTGGCGATTCCTCAGAACCCAACGATCCGAGTGTGCTGGAGTCGGTGCCCCCCAAGAGCCAGGCAGAGATCGAGCAGCTGCTGcagcaggaagaggaggagctacaggaggaggaggagcggcTGCGCAAGAGGGACGAGGAGCGTaagaggaggaagaaggagaagaagaagctGCAGGAGGAAAGGCAGAAGCAGCTGTTTGAGGATCGCCGCCGCGAGGAAGAGGAGATCCGATCGCGtatggaagaggaagaagagaagcagagagaggaggaggaaagGAGAAGCAAgctggaggaagaggagagggagaaaagGCAACAgcaaaaggagagcaggcaggaGGAAGAAAGAAAACGGGAGGCCGAGAGAAGGGTTTTAGAAAGAGAACAGAGAGAGCGGGAAAGAATAATGGAAGAGGAAGAAGATGAAGAGGCAGAAGAGAAAGAAGTGGAACAGGAGGACGATGACTTCCTTAGAGGTGACGTTTTCAGAATGCCAAACAGTGTCCCCATTCACCCGCCGCCGCtgcctcctcctctgcctcctgcTGCTCCAGAATGCATCCCGTCCCTCCCTCCTGGCTGCGTCATCTCTGACATCACACTCAGCTGCAATAATGCCAAACTCACCAGCATACCTCCACTGGTAGACCCACAGCTCAAGATCCTCAATCTTGAAG GGAACTCTATCACTACGATTCCTGCAGCAGCGTTCAATGGGATTCCTAACCTGGAACGGATTGACCTTGGCAAAAACAAGATCACGTCTGCCGGCATTGATCCACAAGCCTTCACA AATCTTAAAAGGTTAACACGTCTCCACATGGATGCAAACATGCTTGCACAGATCCCTCAGGCCTTGCCTCCCACATTGGAAGAGCTCAGAATAAACGAGAACATCCTCCAGATCATAGATGAAGATCACTTCCAAG atttgaaCAACCTTGTTACCCTGGAGCTGGAAGGAAACATTCTCAGTGAAGGAACCGTCAGCCCCTCAGCTTTCAAGCCCCTGACGCGCCTTTCTTACTTGAGGCTTGGCAGAAACCACTTCCGGACTATCCCTCAGGGACTCCCTGAGTTGTTAGAG GAGCTTTATCTTGAAAACAATCTGATAGAAGAAATATCAGAAGCTGCCTTCAATAATACCAGAAACTTAAATATCATCTCACTAAGGCACAACAAACTAGACGAGTCAAGGCTAGCACCTCAGGCCTGGATCAATCATGA GAACTTGGAATCCATTGATCTCTCTCACAATCAGCTGTACCATGTCCCTTCCTTCCTGCCCAAATCTCTGCTGCATCTGGTCCTGGTGGGGAATCCGATTGAGAGAATCCCAGGGTTCGTGTTTGCCCACATGGAGCCAGGGATTGAGTACCTGTACCTCTCCTTCAATAAGTTGACTAACGATGGGATCGACCCAGTGTCTTTCTTTGGAGCCTTCCACTCACTCATAGAACTGTTTCTGGATCACAACGAGTTGACAGCTGTGCCACTTGGAATCAACGAGATGAAATCGCTGCGTTTCCTGAGACTGAACGATAACAAAATAAG GAATTTTGAAGAGCATTCCATATGTGATGCCTTCAATACTGACGATTCAAAAATAGTGGCACTGCGCCTTGAAAACAATTACATCGACACAAGAAAAATTTCCCATACTGCATTTTCTTGCGTCAGGTCTTACTCCAGTGTTGTTCTCAAACCACAGAAGATTAAGTAA
- the LOC117414127 gene encoding extracellular matrix protein 2 isoform X2 has product MKARTLLVLVLLANLSFALAQDESNPPGTGKKRRGQKRGRGRQQKQRPSDTPVLLGNVPVVKGEDDLTIFIESYKGVNEFETNYNVVPGKKGQCTFGGITMFNNAVWSPKPCVTCLCSKGNIACDEMKCLPLSCPIRVKPAGECCPICSDIEPNDPSVLESVPPKSQAEIEQLLQQEEEELQEEEERLRKRDEERKRRKKEKKKLQEERQKQLFEDRRREEEEIRSRMEEEEEKQREEEERRSKLEEEEREKRQQQKESRQEEERKREAERRVLEREQRERERIMEEEEDEEAEEKEVEQEDDDFLRGDVFRMPNSVPIHPPPLPPPLPPAAPECIPSLPPGCVISDITLSCNNAKLTSIPPLVDPQLKILNLEGNSITTIPAAAFNGIPNLERIDLGKNKITSAGIDPQAFTNLKRLTRLHMDANMLAQIPQALPPTLEELRINENILQIIDEDHFQDLNNLVTLELEGNILSEGTVSPSAFKPLTRLSYLRLGRNHFRTIPQGLPELLEELYLENNLIEEISEAAFNNTRNLNIISLRHNKLDESRLAPQAWINHENLESIDLSHNQLYHVPSFLPKSLLHLVLVGNPIERIPGFVFAHMEPGIEYLYLSFNKLTNDGIDPVSFFGAFHSLIELFLDHNELTAVPLGINEMKSLRFLRLNDNKIRNFEEHSICDAFNTDDSKIVALRLENNYIDTRKISHTAFSCVRSYSSVVLKPQKIK; this is encoded by the exons ATGAAGGCCAGGACTCTGCTTGTTCTGGTGTTACTCGCCAACCTGAGTTTTGCCCTCGCACAAGATGAAAGCAATCCACCAggaacaggaaagaaaagaagaGGACAAAAGCGAGGGAGAGGAAGACAGCAAAAGCAGAGGCCATCTGATACACCTGTACTGCTAGGCAACGTCCCTGTGGTCAAAGGAGAGGACGACTTGACGATCTTTATCGAATCCTACAAGGGCGTGAACGAGTTTGAGACAAACTATAATGTCGTACCAG GAAAGAAAGGACAGTGCACTTTCGGTGGCATCACAATGTTCAACAATGCTGTCTGGTCCCCTAAACCCTGTGTTACCTGCCTGTGTTCAAAGGGAAACATCGCCTGTGATGAAATGAAATGCCTGCCTCTCTCCTGTCCAATCAGAGTGAAGCCTGCAGGAGAATGCTGTCCCATCTGCAGTGACATTG AACCCAACGATCCGAGTGTGCTGGAGTCGGTGCCCCCCAAGAGCCAGGCAGAGATCGAGCAGCTGCTGcagcaggaagaggaggagctacaggaggaggaggagcggcTGCGCAAGAGGGACGAGGAGCGTaagaggaggaagaaggagaagaagaagctGCAGGAGGAAAGGCAGAAGCAGCTGTTTGAGGATCGCCGCCGCGAGGAAGAGGAGATCCGATCGCGtatggaagaggaagaagagaagcagagagaggaggaggaaagGAGAAGCAAgctggaggaagaggagagggagaaaagGCAACAgcaaaaggagagcaggcaggaGGAAGAAAGAAAACGGGAGGCCGAGAGAAGGGTTTTAGAAAGAGAACAGAGAGAGCGGGAAAGAATAATGGAAGAGGAAGAAGATGAAGAGGCAGAAGAGAAAGAAGTGGAACAGGAGGACGATGACTTCCTTAGAGGTGACGTTTTCAGAATGCCAAACAGTGTCCCCATTCACCCGCCGCCGCtgcctcctcctctgcctcctgcTGCTCCAGAATGCATCCCGTCCCTCCCTCCTGGCTGCGTCATCTCTGACATCACACTCAGCTGCAATAATGCCAAACTCACCAGCATACCTCCACTGGTAGACCCACAGCTCAAGATCCTCAATCTTGAAG GGAACTCTATCACTACGATTCCTGCAGCAGCGTTCAATGGGATTCCTAACCTGGAACGGATTGACCTTGGCAAAAACAAGATCACGTCTGCCGGCATTGATCCACAAGCCTTCACA AATCTTAAAAGGTTAACACGTCTCCACATGGATGCAAACATGCTTGCACAGATCCCTCAGGCCTTGCCTCCCACATTGGAAGAGCTCAGAATAAACGAGAACATCCTCCAGATCATAGATGAAGATCACTTCCAAG atttgaaCAACCTTGTTACCCTGGAGCTGGAAGGAAACATTCTCAGTGAAGGAACCGTCAGCCCCTCAGCTTTCAAGCCCCTGACGCGCCTTTCTTACTTGAGGCTTGGCAGAAACCACTTCCGGACTATCCCTCAGGGACTCCCTGAGTTGTTAGAG GAGCTTTATCTTGAAAACAATCTGATAGAAGAAATATCAGAAGCTGCCTTCAATAATACCAGAAACTTAAATATCATCTCACTAAGGCACAACAAACTAGACGAGTCAAGGCTAGCACCTCAGGCCTGGATCAATCATGA GAACTTGGAATCCATTGATCTCTCTCACAATCAGCTGTACCATGTCCCTTCCTTCCTGCCCAAATCTCTGCTGCATCTGGTCCTGGTGGGGAATCCGATTGAGAGAATCCCAGGGTTCGTGTTTGCCCACATGGAGCCAGGGATTGAGTACCTGTACCTCTCCTTCAATAAGTTGACTAACGATGGGATCGACCCAGTGTCTTTCTTTGGAGCCTTCCACTCACTCATAGAACTGTTTCTGGATCACAACGAGTTGACAGCTGTGCCACTTGGAATCAACGAGATGAAATCGCTGCGTTTCCTGAGACTGAACGATAACAAAATAAG GAATTTTGAAGAGCATTCCATATGTGATGCCTTCAATACTGACGATTCAAAAATAGTGGCACTGCGCCTTGAAAACAATTACATCGACACAAGAAAAATTTCCCATACTGCATTTTCTTGCGTCAGGTCTTACTCCAGTGTTGTTCTCAAACCACAGAAGATTAAGTAA